In Triticum urartu cultivar G1812 chromosome 6, Tu2.1, whole genome shotgun sequence, the following proteins share a genomic window:
- the LOC125514150 gene encoding uncharacterized protein LOC125514150, giving the protein MAGAAGSARKVSAVLYHYPCPDGAFAALAAHLYFSAAALPVRFFPNTVYDPIRSDGLPFDEIEDVYLLDFVGPPGFVADIAPKVQSVTILDHHKTAMESLCGSATLGENVNKVIDMQRSGATIAFDYFRNKLLTEASTSRNHGSGNSVTEMKYLPENKLEMVHKLFKFIEDGDLWRWTIPNSKAFSSGLKDLNIEFNVNSNGKLFDQLLELDPEQVISRGQVTLSQKQTLIDDCLQKSFEIALGCGQFGNCLAVNADAISMLRSELGNQLANKSRNSNLRAIGAVVYKVPELNNDEMLKISLRSLGQEDTTSISQEFGGGGHRNASSFLLSVAEFEKWKVGAEPSNAETA; this is encoded by the exons ATGGCCGGCGCCGCCGGTTCCGCGCGGAAGGTATCGGCCGTGCTGTACCACTACCCGTGCCCGGACGGCGCATTCGCCGCGCTCGCCGCCCACCTCTACTTCTCCGCCGCCGCCCTCCCCGTCCGCTTCTTCCCCAACACCGTCTATGACCCCATCAG GAGCGATGGTCTTCCGTTTGATGAAATCGAAGACGTTTACCTTCTTGACTTCGTAGGGCCTCCTGGTTTTGTTGCTGATATAGCCCCGAAAGTTCAGAG TGTAACAATCTTAGACCATCATAAGACTGCCATGGAAAGTCTGTGTGGGAGTGCCACACTTGGAGAAAACGTGAATAAGGTGATTGACATGCAACGCAGTGGAGCAACAATTGCATTCGACTACTTTAGGAACAAGTTATTAACAGAAGCTAGTACTTCACGGAATCATGGAAGTGGTAATTCTGTAACTGAAATGAAATATCTACCTGAAAACAAGCTTGAAATGGTGCACAAGCTTTTCAAGTTTATTGAGGATGGAGATCTGTGGAGATGGACTATTCCGAATAGCAAGGCCTTCAGCAGTGGCCTCAAAGATCTGAACATTGAATTTAATGTCAATTCAAATGGGAAGTTATTTGATCAG TTGCTGGAGTTGGATCCCGAGCAAGTCATTTCTCGGGGACAAGTAACATTATCGCAGAAGCAAACATTAATTGATGATTGTTTGCAGAAGTCCTTTGAAATTGCACTAGGATGTGGCCAGTTTGGGAATTGTCTG GCTGTCAATGCTGATGCTATTTCAATGCTGAGAAGCGAACTCGGAAATCAGCTCGCTAACAAGAGTCGGAATTCCAATCTGAG AGCTATTGGCGCTGTAGTATATAAAGTCCCCGAGTTGAATAACGACGAGATGCTAAAAATCAGCCTGAGAAGTTTGGGACAAGAAGACACGACTTCTATCTCCCAG GAATTCGGAGGTGGGGGGCATCGAAATGCAAGCTCATTTCTGTTGAGTGTTGCAGAATTTGAGAAGTGGAAGGTTGGAGCTGAGCCTTCCAATGCAGAAACTGCCTAG